CCCCGATGCCGCTGTTGCAGGCTGAAAACTTTCTTATCCGCACCGAAACCCCAATTGACATATAGTTGTTATTAGTGGTTTATCATCATAAATCCAGATTTTTCATTATAAATGTATTATTATTAATTTTCGATTATCTTTATTACTATTCCTGCTTCAGAAATATCCGTATCGGTGGCAGCTGATAGACCTACAGTTTTGATTAAATTTCCGCAAAAAGTGAGATTATTTCCTTTTTTTTCCACCATTTCGGTAATGTCATAAACAATATCACCTGCTAAATCCTGCGCTAATATTTTGAACTTTGCCGGTAATTTTTGAAAGTTAAGAGTCAGGGACTTGTATCTCCCGAAAGCAGCTATTGGAAACCGGTAATTTTCGACAGATACAGTAACATCGGCAAGAGGAAAATAGAACCCTTTGATGGTATCGTGCCTCATAAGTGTTGCAACTGAGATTGCACCTGAAATATGTTTTGAAGCAATTACATACGGTGCATCTCCCTCGCATTTTACAACCGGTAAGGGCATATTTCTTGAAACCCTTGCCGGAGCACTTTGTTTAATAGTTTGCCCGTATAACCAGGTAGTCCATGATTCTCCCTTTTTCACAGCCCATGTATCCGTTAATCTCACGCTGTCAATAAACATAGGAGTTAAACCGGCGCCAAATGCAGGAGCAATTCGTTGCCAGCGAACAGCTCTAATTACTTCATCAATTCTTTTTCTTAGCTCCAAAGGATCGTAAGCATAACTTTTTTGGGACAGAAATGCAGGGTGTCGCATAATACCCATCATGCAGCCCAAAGTAGCAGCAATATATGGCTCATCTTCGCAATTCAGAATTCCGGAAATTTGATTTTTACCAGCACAAGAATTCAGAATTTGCGCAACTCTGTCAAGGGTTGTAGGAACGGAAAGATAAGCAGTTACATCATAAGTACGTAGGACTTGAGCAAATTCTAATTGATCCACTGCGAATTTTAGTTTTCCTCCATTACACCATCTTATAAACTCACCGGACCCCGTAGCCTCACAATCCCATGGACATTCTACATCGTTAAGTGGTCCGCCACCGATACAATGTTCAACCCACAATTTTGGCGCTTCTTCCTTAGCAATTTTTGTTACTAATTTTCTAAACTCCAGATCGCCAAATCTTGAACCATAATCCATTTTCCAATATTCAATACCCGCCTCATTAGCCCATTTTGCTTTTTCACGAAAGAACGATTCAAGCTCTTTCCACGAAAACATTTTACCGCCTTTCCCTTCTTGCCAGGCATGTGCAGGTATCCATAATCCGGCACCTTTCCAACCGGCAGCTTTCGTAAGTTCATTTAACTTTTTGAGTTTTTCAACCGGCGTACCTGTACAGGATGGGAATTTATCTGTGGCTACATTCTGTGAGCCTAACTTCCAGCGACTATCGTCAAAATTCATATCCGCAGGTATGTCCCATCCCACATCGAACATGAGGTATAAATCTTTCTGAATTTTTTTATAACTTGCGGCCCAACCTTCTTTCCCAAAGACTCTTGCTTCCGTAAGATTTCGGGCAATTACAGTATGACCTCCGATACCAAATGTTGAATTCGCAATGGTTGCACTATCAACCGCATAATTCTGTGCCCCCCAGGTACACCAGTAACTGGGTGTGGCGCCGGGTGTTGAAGGAATCAGGTTCTCGCCTGCAACTATCATTTTTTCTGTTAATTTTAATTTCCTCTCTTCGCTATTTTTGCAGGAAATAAAAAGAGAAATAAAAATAAAATAAAGAGTTAAGTTTTTCATTAAAAATGTTTTTAATTCTACATTATGAGGTTAAAATATATTGAATTGAAAACGAATACATTCTTGTTTTGTAAATAAACGTCAACTCATTTATATATAAACCTCAAAACTAATAAGGGTATGTTTATACACCCAAATTGGAATATATTGAACACTTTTTTTTCTTTTTTCAGCAGTTGAATTGCATACGTCCCTGAAACAAATCTACCAAAAAAAATTACAAATCATCAAAGGTTGATTTTTTTAAAGAGATTTTTCAGTAACATGTGTGTATATCTCAGTAGTTATTCTGCTTTTATGTCCCGGTAATTACTGAAAATACCTGAGGTCAGTGCCCAAAGCTAATGCGTTGTATACGAGTATCGCAACCAGTGCAGAGTTACAGGTTTCTTTATTTCAGCAGTAACTATTGCACTGTGCAAAACCTTCTGAATACCATATTCCGAGTGTTGTTCATGTGCTTTTTGTCCTTTAGCGATTACACCCGTATTTCGCAACAGGAGAACAAACGAAGTAATGCATTAGTGCCGGCATCCGGGCAAACCCCGCTGAAACGCAGTGAAAGCGGTCAGCCCTGGGGCTCATCCCTGCTCATCATTTTCTTAATCCACCATAATTTTTTCAGTAAAATGATTCCATACCTCAACAGCTTTTTTACCTTTGTGTAGTTTGGATGGTTTTGCCTCCTGCATGAAACGAACCGCTGTCCTTTGGCTGTTTTTTCTTCTTTCCGCCCGGATTTTATCGGGTCCTGCCGCCATTCCCGATTCGGTCCGCCTTGCCCTTGATAAAGCCCCGACTGATTCCCTGCGCATCGGAATTCTGCTGAACTACAGCCTCGCAGAAGCATCAGCGCGGCCTTCAGCGGCTGACTACATCGTTCAGATATCCGTTGAGGAACTTCAGAAAAGAAAACTGGAAAAATTCCTCCCTTCCTTTTATCAGTCGCTGGCCGCATACTTTGAAAAAGCAGGAGACTATTTCCGGGCTATTGACCTGCTTGGTCAGGCTGATGAAGCCGCTATGAAACTTAACGACCTGCCGGCCCGGAGCAGTATCCTCAATAAAACCGGCAATATGTACCTGTTTCTGGGCGATTTTACCAAAGCCCTCGAAAACCATTTCAAAAGCCTCACCATCAAGGAAGACCTTAAGGATGAAAAAGGCATTGCCGCTTCGCTCAGCAATATCGGCAATATCTATTTCCGCCTTGATTCGTTTGTTCAGGCCCATAATTATTACATGCGCAGCCTTCAGCTGGAAGAAAAAATCAGAAATGAAAAGGGAATTGCCAGCTGTTACATTAATCTGGGTGCCGTTTTTGATAAACTGGCCCTTTACGATTCTGCTCTGCTTTACCTCAGAAAAAGCATCGAAATCAACAGCCGTTTTGACAACAAAGCCGACATTGCCTCTTCGTATATCAACATTGCCAACATTTATGACAAACTGAACTATCCTTCCGACAGCATAATTCGTTACTTTAAAAAAGCAGAGGATCTTTATTCCGGTATCGGTCTGAAATCAGGCCTTGCCGAGGCCTGGCTTTCTGCCGGCGTATATTACAATGCAACCTTTGAATTCAAAAAAGCCATTGAATACCTGCAAAAAGCACTTGATGCCGGACGTGAACTCCGTTCAGCCGAAATTGTGCGAAGGTCGGCCAAAGAACTGAGTGATGCGTATGCCCACATTCGTGATTTTGAAAAGGCATATACCTACTACAAACTTTACAAACAGGCCGAAGACCGCATCAGCAACGATGAAAACATCAAAAAGCTCACCCAGCTTGAGATGCAGCACACATTTGACCGCAAACAGCGCGAGCAGGAATTCCTCCGGCAGCAGGAACGCCGCAAACAAATGATTCGCACAGGGTTTATCCTGATTGCCCTGTTGTTTGTCACTACCCTGGCGCTTGTCATTTACCGCAGTTACAGAATCAAGCAGAAAGACAACATCCTGCTGGCCCAGCAAAAGGAAGAAATTGCAGCCCAGCGCGACCTGGTGATGCAGCAGCGCGACCAGATCCAGCGGCAGAAGGAAGAAATTACCGCCAGCATTCACTATGCCAGCCGCATCCAGCAGGCTATTCTCCCTCCTGAAGATATCCGGCAGCAGATCCTCCCTGAACATTTCATTCTTTTTAAACCCCGCGATATTGTAAGCGGCGACTTCTACTGGATGACGCGCCGTAACGGCAAAACGGTTATTACTGCGGCCGACTGCACAGGGCACGGCGTG
This genomic window from Bacteroidales bacterium contains:
- a CDS encoding tetratricopeptide repeat protein, whose protein sequence is MKRTAVLWLFFLLSARILSGPAAIPDSVRLALDKAPTDSLRIGILLNYSLAEASARPSAADYIVQISVEELQKRKLEKFLPSFYQSLAAYFEKAGDYFRAIDLLGQADEAAMKLNDLPARSSILNKTGNMYLFLGDFTKALENHFKSLTIKEDLKDEKGIAASLSNIGNIYFRLDSFVQAHNYYMRSLQLEEKIRNEKGIASCYINLGAVFDKLALYDSALLYLRKSIEINSRFDNKADIASSYINIANIYDKLNYPSDSIIRYFKKAEDLYSGIGLKSGLAEAWLSAGVYYNATFEFKKAIEYLQKALDAGRELRSAEIVRRSAKELSDAYAHIRDFEKAYTYYKLYKQAEDRISNDENIKKLTQLEMQHTFDRKQREQEFLRQQERRKQMIRTGFILIALLFVTTLALVIYRSYRIKQKDNILLAQQKEEIAAQRDLVMQQRDQIQRQKEEITASIHYASRIQQAILPPEDIRQQILPEHFILFKPRDIVSGDFYWMTRRNGKTVITAADCTGHGVPGAFMSMLGVSFLNEIVNKEHILHADQILNRLREQVIRSMHQTGREGESKDGMDISLLVVDDASRMLEFAGAYNPCYIVRNGDITELKADRMPIGIYSEKGNTPFSCQTFQLQAGDGIYLSSDGYEDQFGGPEGKKLKAKSFKDILLKIHPLPAGEQLAYLDAFFEEWKNGYDQVDDVLVIGIKVT